Proteins encoded in a region of the Rickettsia tillamookensis genome:
- the ndk gene encoding nucleoside-diphosphate kinase, translated as MTIQYTFSMIKPDAIKRNKIGQVNTYLENAGLKIVAQKMKFLTKYEAECFYDEHRARPFFNSLVEYITSGAVVLQVLKGEDAIILNRTIMGATNPDEAEAGTIRKDLGESIEANSIHGSDSENSAKREIEFFFNKSEIIE; from the coding sequence CTTTTTCAATGATTAAGCCTGATGCTATCAAGAGGAATAAAATAGGACAAGTTAATACTTATTTAGAAAATGCAGGCTTAAAGATAGTAGCTCAGAAAATGAAATTTTTAACTAAATATGAAGCTGAATGTTTCTATGACGAACATAGAGCAAGACCGTTTTTTAATAGCTTAGTTGAATATATTACTTCAGGAGCGGTAGTACTTCAAGTTCTTAAGGGGGAAGATGCTATAATTTTAAACCGTACCATTATGGGGGCAACTAATCCTGATGAAGCTGAAGCGGGAACCATTAGAAAGGATTTAGGAGAATCAATTGAGGCTAATAGTATTCATGGTTCAGATAGTGAAAACAGTGCAAAAAGAGAAATCGAATTTTTCTTTAACAAATCTGAAATTATAGAATAA